A genomic window from Indicator indicator isolate 239-I01 chromosome 10, UM_Iind_1.1, whole genome shotgun sequence includes:
- the MRPL37 gene encoding 39S ribosomal protein L37, mitochondrial — MTVAGPMALRRAAAPARGCGVLTRGIITRAAPRRHRGPLPRTPWTTRGPPPDVLAQMVEQRPVREQVELDTITYAGRQHYVPGLARPRFPPWDRGWYDPWHSPGPRYEDMPLYKERGCFVCHQRVRMLEGVRQALWLTKTKLVAGLPPSVLSIMDNPAHQMENHEERVKHAISHARFWNTSEVAPRREYYCPVLFEDLLHLCRLMAMKYPALAKRMLARKYMIAATWERESILLQVRGLNGMLLNSMAPIPPVASKEEMLATEEHVLETFYPIAPTIDLQEVNVYKELNDTGFRDGYPYSHPHTLFFLESANVRTNRFRAEQLRAKMLMFAFGNALAKAKVLYGNDPKVLEQPVVVQSVGTDGQQFQFMVFQLNTTDLVSNDGIKNLVWIDSDQNMYEKAQCVPEVKKRVVTKPAGIYGFQPDTFKKFLALYLHGTV; from the exons atgaCGGTGGCGGGGCCGATGGCGTTGAGGCGGGCGGCGGCGCCGGCGCGGGGCTGCGGCGTTCTCACCCGCGGCATCATCACCCGAGCCGCGCCGCGGCGTCACCGCGGGCCGCTGCCGCGCACGCCCTGGACCACCCGCGGGCCGCCGCCGGACGTGCTGGCCCAGATGGTGGAGCAGCGGCCGGTGCGGGAGCAAGTGGAGCTGGACACCATCACGTACGCCGGGCGGCAGCACTATGTGCCTGGCCTGGCCCGGCCGCGCTTCCCGCCCTGGGATCGCGGCTGGTATGACCCCTGGCACTCTCCGGGGCCGCGCTACGAGGACATGCCGCTCTACAAGGAGCGCGGCTGCTTCGTCTGCCACCAGCGCGTCCGCATGCTGGAAG GAGTTCGGCAAGCACTGTGGCTCACCAAGACGAAGCTGGTGGCAGGCTTGCCTCCATCAGTGCTCAGCATCATGGACAACCCAGCTCACCAGATGGAGAACCACGAGGAGAGGGTGAAGCATGCCATCTCCCACGCACGGTTCTGGAACACGAGCGAAGTTGCTCCTAGGAGAGAGTATTATTG CCCAGTCCTGTTTGAAGACTTGTTACACTTGTGTCGGTTAATGGCCATGAAGTATCCTGCTCTGGCTAAAAGGATGTTGGCTAGGAAATACATGATAGCAGCTACATGGGAAAGAG AATCCATTCTCCTTCAGGTCCGTGGCCTGAATGGAATGCTTCTGAACTCTATGGCCCCAATACCACCAGTAGCCTCCAAGGAGGAGATGCTGGCCACTGAAGAACATGTTCTGGAGACCTTCTATCCCATTGCTCCTACCATTGATCTTCAGGAAGTGAATGTGTACAAAGAGCTCAACGACACAG GTTTCAGAGATGGTTACCCATATTCTCATCCTCACACTCTGTTCTTCCTGGAGTCGGCCAACGTTCGCACCAACAGGTTCAGAGCGGAACAGCTTCGAGCTAAGATGCTGATGTTTGCTTTTGGCAACGCGCTGGCAAAGGCCAAGGTGCTCTATGGG AATGATCCCAAGGTTTTGGAGCAGCCTGTAGTGGTGCAGAGCGTTGGCACAGACGGGCAGCAGTTCCAGTTCATGGTGTTCCAGTTAAACACAACAGACCTCGTCTCTAACGATGGCATCAAAAATCTAGTCTGGATTGACTCTGATCAGAACATGTATGAAAAAGCCCAGTGTGTCCCAGAAGTCAAGAAGAGAGTTGTTACG aagcCCGCTGGAATCTATGGCTTTCAGCCAGACACCTTCAAGAAGTTTCTGGCACTGTATCTGCATGGAACTGTGTGA